AAAACATTTAATAACTTTTGATGATGCAGTTGCTATTGGCTTACTATAGCAAGTAGCAAGATAAAAGAATAAAAATCTTAAAATATTGTTGGCTTATCTTAGACATATTTTAATCAACTTTAGCTATAAATTAATGTTATCGTTATTACTCCTTCTTTGTATAGTATTTTTACGTTAAGTACTATAGGCAACTAAAGAAATGTATTATGTTGATAATATACAATTTCATATTGCTCAACACAAGCAAATACTAAAAAAAATACCTTATCTTCATCTTAATCTTTATGAAGATAGAGTATTTTAAATGTTTAATATAAATTATTTATTTTCATGCTCATGGTGTTTGCTTTTGATGTTAAGCTTTACAGCCATCAAATCTCGGTTTTCTTAGGAAAAGATAATTAACTAGTATTAGGCTAAATTAATTACGACAGATGACTTAAGAATATTATATATATATTTAACCGAGATTTTTGATTGATTCTTTCAAATCTTTGCCCGACTCAAAACTATTTTAGTTAACGACTCAAACTATTAGTGCCACTTTAACTAAAGCTTAAAAAGTAAGTCTTACTATAGAGGGATAAAACAATTCTATCTGAGCAATATTTTAGAGATAGGTTGTGTAAAATATCCTAAGACTATATAGGCAAACTCCTAAAGCACTAAGCAATGACCAATACCAAATCCGTTGATAAAGCAATTAATCTTGATGACCCCAAGTATTATTTCAATCGAGAATTAAGCTGGCTAGAGTTTAACCGCAGGGTTTTGGCGGAGGCATTAGACAAAAGGACACCATTATTGGAACGTCTCAAGTTCATGGCAATTTTTAGCTCTAATCTAGATGAGTTTTTTATGGTTAGGGTGGCAGCACTAAAAAAACAGATGGCAGCAGAAGTAACTAAGCTGTCTATGGACGGACGCAATCCTCAGCAACAGCTAGAAGCGATCACTGAAACTCTCACCCCCATGATTGAGCAACAGCATCAGCATTTTGAAAAAGTATTAAAGAAAGAACTAACTAAGTCTGGCGTGTATCTGCTTAATTATGTAGATTTAAATCAAGAACAAAGAACCTACATTAATCAATTTTTTGAAGACTATATTTTTCCTGTTTTGACTCCCCTGGCTGTCGATCCGTCTCATCCTTTTCCCTATATTTCTAATCTCAGCTTGAATCTAGCTGTAGTATTAAAAGATCCCTTCCTAGAGCAAGAATTGTTTGCTAGAGTCAAAATCCCCCAGGTATTGCCCCGTTTTGTAACTTTCCCCGCAGAACTGAGCCAAAAACATCGAGGCAAAGATGAGATTTGGACTGGCGTGCCAATTGAACAGATTGTTACTCATAATTTAGAGTATTTGTTTTCAGGCATGAATATTTTAGAGTCTTATGCTTTTCGGGTTACACGTAATGCCGACTTATCGGTAGAAGAAGATGAAGCAGATGATTTACTACTGGCGATCGAAAAAGAACTACAAAAACGGCGCATTGGCGGTTCTTCGGTACGGTTAGAAATTGAAGCTTCTATTCCTGCTGAACTTCGTAGCACAATTATTCAAGAATTAGCTTTAGAAGAAAGCGATGTTTATGATGTTGACGGTTTACTGAGTTTAGGAGATTTGATGTCCTTTTTAGGATTACCTTTGCCTGAACTAAAAGATGAACCTTGGAAGTCTGTACTTCCTCCCCGTCTTAGTTGGTTGAAAGAAAATGAAGAAGAAGAAAGCGGTGAAGGACAAAACTTTTTTAACGTCATCCGCCACGGAGATCTTTTTATTCATCATCCCTATCATTCCTTTAGCAATACTGTGTTGCGCTTTATAACTGAAGCTGCTTATGACCCTGATGTTTTAGCGATTAAGATGACCCTGTATCGTACTTCTGGAGACTCACCAATTCTTAAGGCTTTAATTGCAGCAGCGCAAAATAACAAGCAGGTGGTAGTTTTAGTTGAGCTTAAGGCACGTTTTGATGAAGAGAATAATATCCTGTGGGCAAGAAAATTAGAAAAGTCTGGAGTTCATGTGGTTTATGGGGTAACAGGACTCAAAACCCACACCAAAATTACCTTGGTGGTACGTCAAGAAAAAGAAAAAATACGCCGTTATGTCCATATCGGCACAGGAAACTACAATCCTAAAACGGCAAAAATTTATACCGATCTTGGTCTTTTAAGCTGTCGAGAAGAATTGGGGGCAGACTTAACAGATTTATTTAACTTCTTGACTGGTTATTCACGGCAAAAATCTTATCGCAAGTTACTAGTTGCACCCGTTAGCTTACGGGGACGGATGATTGAAATGATCGACCGTGAAGCAGAAAATTGCCGTCAGGGAAAAACTGGGCGCATTGTGGCTAAAATGAACTCACTAGTCGATCAGCAGATAATCCAAGCTCTCTATAAAGCTTCTCAAGCAGGGGTAGAAATAGACTTAATCATTAGAGGTATTTGTTGTTTGTGTCCTGGCAAATCTGAAATAAGTGATAATATTCGCGTAATTAGTATAATTGGGCGTTTTCTAGAACATTCTCGTATTTTCTATTTTCATAACAATGGTAAAGAAGAGATTTATATTGGTAGTGCTGACTGGATGACTCGCAATTTAAGTCGTCGAGTAGAAGCGGTAACGCCGATTGAATCTCCTGAAATTTTTAAAGACCTACAGGAAATCTTGGGAGTGATGTTAGCAGACAACCGTAAAGCCTGGGAACTACAGCCAGACGGTAGCTTTGTGCAAAGGAAACCGAAGAAAGACGAAGAAACACGCAGCACTCACGACACCTTTATGGAAATGGCACTTCAGTCCGCAGGAATCTCCCCGAATTAAATTAGATGATGAAAGTTGCAGTATTTAGTGCTGAACCCGACGACAAGCTAGAGAATGAATCAAGCTCGGATACGCCCTCGGCAATAGCTATATCGGGACAAAGGCGTGAGCCGCATGTAACCCTCAACCGCTTTGCCTCGCAAATGAGAATAATTCCTATTTGTATCCGAGCTTGCCACCATCTATTCTTAGAGATAATAATTTGCGGGGGCGATCGCTATTTTGTTGAGCATTGGTTTTTGAAGTCAGTAAAATTCTTGCTGTAAAACCTTCTAGCCATTTGAGTAAAGAACGTCGCTCCATAGTCAGATAACCACTAATGCTGCTAAAACTTTTGAGACACGGTAATATTAGACCTTTTGCACGAATCAGAAATATCGGTTGAGAATGAGGTTAGAGGTTAGAGGTTAGAGGTCAGAGGTCAGAGGTCAGAAGTCAGAGGTCAGAAGTCAG
This DNA window, taken from Pleurocapsa sp. FMAR1, encodes the following:
- the ppk1 gene encoding polyphosphate kinase 1, with protein sequence MTNTKSVDKAINLDDPKYYFNRELSWLEFNRRVLAEALDKRTPLLERLKFMAIFSSNLDEFFMVRVAALKKQMAAEVTKLSMDGRNPQQQLEAITETLTPMIEQQHQHFEKVLKKELTKSGVYLLNYVDLNQEQRTYINQFFEDYIFPVLTPLAVDPSHPFPYISNLSLNLAVVLKDPFLEQELFARVKIPQVLPRFVTFPAELSQKHRGKDEIWTGVPIEQIVTHNLEYLFSGMNILESYAFRVTRNADLSVEEDEADDLLLAIEKELQKRRIGGSSVRLEIEASIPAELRSTIIQELALEESDVYDVDGLLSLGDLMSFLGLPLPELKDEPWKSVLPPRLSWLKENEEEESGEGQNFFNVIRHGDLFIHHPYHSFSNTVLRFITEAAYDPDVLAIKMTLYRTSGDSPILKALIAAAQNNKQVVVLVELKARFDEENNILWARKLEKSGVHVVYGVTGLKTHTKITLVVRQEKEKIRRYVHIGTGNYNPKTAKIYTDLGLLSCREELGADLTDLFNFLTGYSRQKSYRKLLVAPVSLRGRMIEMIDREAENCRQGKTGRIVAKMNSLVDQQIIQALYKASQAGVEIDLIIRGICCLCPGKSEISDNIRVISIIGRFLEHSRIFYFHNNGKEEIYIGSADWMTRNLSRRVEAVTPIESPEIFKDLQEILGVMLADNRKAWELQPDGSFVQRKPKKDEETRSTHDTFMEMALQSAGISPN